The following proteins are encoded in a genomic region of Natrarchaeobius halalkaliphilus:
- a CDS encoding FkbM family methyltransferase has protein sequence MAATISKAITKVREDGLKRFIRNTPAYTHTELSRLVKSIQYIRWQRSGSHSVSVENINAEFNINDRADFHAVTYFKENERELARDLLTEVTPGDVVWDVGANIGIYTCLLKQLPTVEPIAFEPFPENKRRLKQNLRLNGIDATIVDAALSDRNTTVEFGLASNQNGNLGGSKILRTDEGNMVTVPARTGDSLEIPQPSVVKIDVEGAEQDVINGMKKTLRTSNCRIIYCEIHHSDSGSSIFEYGSTPSHLKQTLQDFDFTVTTLEKRNNQTQIKATK, from the coding sequence ATGGCAGCAACGATTTCAAAAGCCATTACTAAAGTCCGTGAGGATGGCCTGAAACGGTTTATACGAAACACTCCAGCATATACACATACAGAATTATCCAGATTGGTTAAGAGTATCCAATATATTCGTTGGCAGCGGTCGGGGTCCCATTCAGTATCGGTTGAAAATATTAATGCTGAGTTCAACATTAATGATAGAGCAGATTTTCATGCAGTGACATATTTCAAAGAGAACGAACGTGAGCTGGCTCGTGATTTATTGACTGAAGTCACTCCGGGAGACGTAGTTTGGGATGTTGGTGCAAATATTGGAATATACACATGCTTGTTGAAACAACTTCCAACAGTTGAGCCCATTGCATTTGAACCATTCCCGGAGAACAAACGACGACTTAAACAAAACCTTAGGCTGAACGGGATAGATGCGACTATTGTTGATGCTGCGCTATCAGATCGGAATACAACTGTGGAATTTGGACTGGCATCGAATCAGAACGGGAATTTAGGAGGATCAAAAATTTTGCGTACTGATGAAGGAAATATGGTAACAGTTCCAGCGCGAACAGGAGACTCTCTTGAAATACCACAACCCTCGGTCGTGAAAATAGACGTTGAAGGAGCTGAGCAGGACGTAATAAATGGAATGAAAAAGACACTTCGCACTTCTAACTGCCGAATTATTTACTGTGAGATCCACCATTCCGATTCCGGATCATCAATCTTTGAGTATGGGTCAACTCCATCACATCTAAAACAGACCCTACAAGATTTCGACTTTACAGTAACAACGCTTGAGAAGCGAAACAATCAGACGCAGATAAAAGCCACAAAATAG
- a CDS encoding glycosyltransferase family 4 protein gives MNILMTIWGDYPPDARVRKQAKTLLNAGHNVRILCESDSPGIENIKGATVHRVYRPDPGHNLRDVPRSIELLLKNVDPLWRDEVQNEIKKNVDIIHVHDLPQARTVLQESNVPVILDLHENYRKAIYHYRPDLNFWKILTNPKILARRVCKPPWRYHWEQKFAMKNADHVLAVVPEARDEYIRSGIDPEAVSVVSNTVDLEWFDRHIPNSDDLYSEEFTLTYVGSVSGPHRGLDTVIRAIPRIKKEIPNVLFRIAGGGQLNDLEDLANNLGIRDHIEFTGWIDETEFPKYMSSANIGLLPHRSNGHTNTTIAHKLFQYMAAELPVIVTDTRAVGRVVREASAGVVVPPEEPNAIADAAINIFQSEVGRIYGKNGRNAVESKYNWSHDSKQLLKVYDKLC, from the coding sequence ATGAACATATTAATGACAATTTGGGGTGACTACCCGCCCGATGCCAGAGTTAGAAAGCAAGCGAAGACACTTCTCAACGCTGGCCATAATGTCAGAATTCTTTGTGAATCAGATTCCCCCGGTATCGAAAATATAAAGGGGGCTACTGTCCACCGAGTATATCGTCCGGATCCGGGCCATAACCTACGAGATGTTCCGCGTTCCATCGAATTACTTCTAAAAAATGTAGATCCATTATGGAGGGACGAAGTTCAAAATGAAATTAAGAAGAATGTCGATATAATTCACGTACATGACCTTCCACAAGCAAGAACTGTACTTCAAGAGAGCAACGTACCTGTTATTTTGGATCTTCACGAGAATTATCGTAAGGCAATCTATCACTATCGGCCGGACCTGAACTTTTGGAAGATACTGACCAATCCAAAAATACTAGCGAGACGAGTATGCAAGCCTCCTTGGCGCTATCATTGGGAGCAGAAATTTGCGATGAAAAACGCCGACCATGTACTAGCAGTAGTTCCAGAAGCTAGGGACGAATACATCCGGTCAGGAATCGATCCGGAGGCCGTTTCGGTCGTTTCAAATACTGTTGATTTAGAGTGGTTTGATAGACATATACCAAATTCCGACGACCTGTATTCCGAAGAATTCACACTTACTTATGTTGGTAGTGTGTCTGGACCACATAGAGGTTTAGATACGGTAATTCGGGCAATCCCTCGGATTAAAAAGGAGATTCCAAATGTCCTCTTTCGAATTGCGGGAGGAGGCCAACTGAACGATTTAGAAGATTTGGCAAATAACCTGGGAATTCGGGATCACATTGAATTCACTGGGTGGATTGACGAAACAGAATTCCCGAAATATATGTCAAGTGCAAACATTGGACTGTTACCTCATCGATCAAATGGTCACACCAATACAACAATCGCTCACAAATTGTTCCAGTACATGGCTGCAGAACTTCCGGTAATTGTGACTGATACGCGTGCTGTGGGTCGAGTTGTTAGAGAAGCCAGCGCAGGTGTTGTTGTCCCACCAGAAGAGCCGAATGCTATCGCTGACGCGGCTATTAACATCTTCCAATCAGAAGTTGGTAGAATTTATGGGAAAAACGGACGAAATGCAGTAGAGTCAAAATATAATTGGTCCCATGATAGTAAACAACTCCTGAAGGTATATGACAAGTTGTGTTAG